In Mercenaria mercenaria strain notata chromosome 13, MADL_Memer_1, whole genome shotgun sequence, the DNA window TGTAAAGGTGTTATAGATATCGACTCTTTGATTATCCACACTCATAGAATCCTTATGGAAGGTGTAATGAAGGAAAACCAGATGCCAGGAAGATTCAGTACAAATGATAGAAAAGCTAATTTCAAAGGCCAGGAATACTGGTATCCCAAATTTGAAGAAGAAATATTTGCCGAAGAAGCTGTTCAGACTTTGATTGACAAAGTGAATGACATTATGGATGACATCAGGTATAAGACTGTTTCAGATGAAGAGAAATATAAACTTTACTTCAAATGTTCCAGCCTTTTTCTCTTCGTGTTTCTTACCCTGCATCCATTTGCAGATGGAAATGGCAGGCTTGCCCGTTTGCTTGCAAGTTACAATCTACTCACATTCTCACCATTTATGACGCTAATCTACAATGTGTTCAGCTCATCCAGGGAATGTGATTATATTCAGGCATTAGTCGACACAAGAGAAGGTCTACAAATTCCAGAGAAAATAACTGCTAAAGATGAGGCTAGAAAGTTGACGATTTCTGTAATGCGTCAGAAACCTTGTGATTTGTGTTCCATGCTTATTGAGTCAAATTGGACAATTTGGCGACAGTTATTGGTCGGATTGGGTGACAGAAGTGTTAAGCTTTTTGAATGGGAAGTCCAGAATCAGAAATTCTTGAGCAGGACTTTTGAGGCATCTGAATCTGTTCAATAAGTTTATTGACCACTACTGGGGCACTAATGCATTCATATGTCAAGCACCATGATAATTAAGCCAGTTGATGATGCTTGTATTAGACTGTTACCTTAGAAATTGTTAATTCAAGAATGTGGCCAGAGCAGTCAGTAAGATCTTAGTGTTTTAAACTGTTTACATAGATTCCATAATTATGTTCCTCTTCAAAGAAgaggggtatattgctttgcacctgtgTTGGTCTGTCTGGCGATAGAGCAAATGGTCTCCGCCCAATAAATTGAGACCacgaccaagaaccttcaaacttaggagcatgatttggcttatgaaataatgacccatattgtttttggggtcagtagattAAAGGTTACAGGGGACTTAACCTTGAAAACTATTTCCACTCAATAACTCTTGAGAATCATATGaactagaaccttcaaacctgatagcatgattgggctaataatgtagatgacccctgtagttttgaaggtcaaggtcacaggggcctgaacctttaaaacagtttctgatcaataacttgagaactatttgaaccagaaccttcaaacttaacatgaatgtacttataaagtagatgacccctattttagATGGAGGGGTAGGGGTCAGtaagtcacaggagcctgaacctTGAAACAATCCCTCCCATAAAATTGAGAATCTCTTGACCCAGGGCCTTCTAACTTGGTAGAATGATCTGGATAATCAAGATGATGACCCCAATGTTTtttggatcagtaggtcaaaggtcaaggtcacaggaaccatgAAAACGGTTTCTGTCTAATAACTTGACAATGACTTGACCTAgaagcatgattgggcttataaagtggatgacccctattgatttagaattcagtaggtcaaaggtcaaggtcataggggcctgaaccctgaaaatggtttctgcctAATAAAAATAgccccagaaccttcaaactagACAGCATAATTGAGTTTACAAATTAGATTACCCCCTTCTGTTTGAgggtcattagatcaaaggtcaaggtctcaggaaCCTGAGCCTTGAAAAccgtttctgctcaataacttgagaaccactcaactTAGGATCTTCAAAATTGATAACATGATTGGATTTAtgaagttgatgacccctatagttttgggggtcaaatgtcaaggtgATAGTGATCacaggactgaaaatgggacagtACATCATGGGGCCCTGTATGTTTTACAAACGTCTCTTGTTTCAGCTTCTTGATCcaacagtttttcatgaatttcagcgTTATCTTATAAGAACGAGGTTGATTGCTCTAAGGGTgtaatagagattttcagcttacttcgacgcgtactgcggaccacggactgcgaacttactataggggttttctcaaactgtatatacgTTTTTATGCACATATTTAGCATGTAATACGTACTAtccgagaaaagacagttataagatttattaatatcctttgtattgtatatatgaattaccgatatacatgtatttcgtcTTACAAGCATGCTTAACAGCGTGGGcgcattaaaaaaaatatcgtttCATCTTTTAGATCTTTTTTATTAATGCATCTACTCAAATCATTCTGCTACCCTATTTATAAACAAGACATTGCAAACTTATTCTTTTTATCCCCCTCCCCCCTTTCGAAGAAGgggagggtatattgttttgcagatgtcggtcggtctgtcggtcgatCGGTCGggcggaatgtagaccaatccgtttccggatgataactcaagaacgctttgggctaggatcatgaaaaattatagaaaggttggtcatcaccagcaaatgacccctattgattttgaggtctgtatgtcaaaggtcaaggtcgaagtGACCAGGagcagtaaaacggtttccggacaataactcatgaatgcttggccctaggatcatgaaagttaacagggaggttggtcataaccaagagatgacccctattgattttgagatctgtatgtcaaaggtcaaggtcgaagtgaccaggaacagtaaaacggtttccggacaataactcatgaatgcttggccctaggatcatgaaagttaagaggggggaggttggtcataaccaagagatgacccctatcaattctgaggtcagtatgtcaaagatcaaggtgaccccgaacagttaaacggtttccagatgataactcaagattacTTGGGCCTAAGATCGTTaaagttaataggaaggttggccatcacaagcagatgacccctattgattttgagatcagtaggtcaaaggccaaggtcgaagtgaccaggaacagtaaaacggtttttggacaataactcgTAAATGCTTGGGAGTATAACGCTTGGGCCTATTATACGCTACTGAATTAAGTCAGTTTTCCCGGCCACGTTATCAGGATATAAAAGATGGCTACATTATAAATTTTAAACCATATACagtgagttttcatgagtttaaatctttgtccaaGTTTCCCACagccgagtatctacacatacccccacagccgagtatctacacataccatatgtatgcatgtgttcgaaaaggtacccgactaaaaaggctttgtcaataatgaaataatgataaagactAGTCTCGACTGCTGagctggttgtatcaaatgaccacacagaattgctccaatggtgtcaaaaatataatgtcgttgacaattctatgcatgcactggccataaaacatttttaatatgatCTGAATTTGACCTTGGACACTTCCCATGcctaatgttcacaaaacaattttcggtctccgcTAGGTTTTAGATCGACATTTTGACAGCCAGTTTTGatagtacttaaagattaaattcctcTTGAAACTGATGATCCATACTAagtagtcactttaagatagtaaatttaaaacaacCTTTGTTACATGcaattctgatatcagattatgaaaataagaaGAGGCTATTTCCTTTGTTCATTTCAAAACATGCTGATGCACACTAATTCAGCATGTTTTAGCTAAAAAATGGTAATGTATTGGATCACGTTTCGACAgggttgaaagatacatgtatgacaacttcctgtatgtttagacaaagtgttgaagtaaatcattcaagatatttcagtaaaacttctattttatcgaacattagatacaattatcaaaattaatgaaaaacattaaCCTTTTCCGTAtagaagtctacgagaacacggtaTTGATActgtgcaacaaaaattaaacgggctttcatttcattcagaatgatttattatttttttcacaataatattttgtaccgcatttattttttattttgttgcaaggaaaaactagtctaggaattgtat includes these proteins:
- the LOC123529401 gene encoding uncharacterized protein LOC123529401; translated protein: MASCKTKVDTNVMKTEKKRWSSGNLEDFLSFHPAERPGWREATIAGDISSIPSVSDMIKNIVEYEKTYEKLKKTTGKTDRKQISKYLLTKFLCNVQKEEDIGVKEEGKTEDIMHILDKECNIDEAGAKRKLSDCSTDMSQEKKLCVEDEKHESPEFDTYSSLEDELGDCHGRISSSGDAKPSKTVLETKNLYKAYKHIAHELNKSKTETDMYAVDSNSTEAVDDCKGVIDIDSLIIHTHRILMEGVMKENQMPGRFSTNDRKANFKGQEYWYPKFEEEIFAEEAVQTLIDKVNDIMDDIRYKTVSDEEKYKLYFKCSSLFLFVFLTLHPFADGNGRLARLLASYNLLTFSPFMTLIYNVFSSSRECDYIQALVDTREGLQIPEKITAKDEARKLTISVMRQKPCDLCSMLIESNWTIWRQLLVGLGDRSVKLFEWEVQNQKFLSRTFEASESVQ